Proteins encoded together in one Telopea speciosissima isolate NSW1024214 ecotype Mountain lineage chromosome 6, Tspe_v1, whole genome shotgun sequence window:
- the LOC122666123 gene encoding thaumatin-like protein 1b isoform X1, which yields MEYSRVHMTLLSVLLFALVSGGLSLTFTFQNNCGYTVWPGTLTGDNKDQLSSTGFELGSGASSSVDFTSGWSGRIWGRTYCTSSSSGSFSCETADCGSTQVSCNGAGANPPASLIEFTIGSSNTEKDFYDISLVDGFNLPLSVTPEGGSGDCQTVGCSGNINSVCPSELSVTGSDGTTIACKSACEAFGSDEYCCTGAYNTAATCPPTSYSQIFKEQCPQAYSYAYDDQTSTFTCTAANYLITFCPS from the exons atggagTACTCCAGAGTACATATGACCCTCCTCTCCGTCCTTCTCTTCGCCCTTGTCTCAG GTGGGTTGTCACTTACCTTCACGTTCCAAAACAACTGTGGTTACACAGTTTGGCCAGGAACATTAACAGGAGATAACAAGGACCAACTTTCTTCAACTGGTTTCGAGTTGGGCTCTGGAGCTTCAAGTTCCGTAGATTTCACGTCTGGTTGGTCCGGCAGGATATGGGGTCGGACATATtgtacttcatcttcaagtggaaGCTTTAGTTGTGAAACCGCAGACTGTGGGTCCACTCAAGTTTCATGCAATGGTGCAGGAGCAAATCCACCGGCCAGCTTGATAGAATTCACTATTGGAAGTAGTAATACAGAGAAGGACTTCTATGACATCAGCCTTGTGGACGGATTTAACTTGCCACTCTCGGTGACTCCAGAAGGTGGAAGTGGTGATTGCCAAACGGTAGGATGTTCAGGTAATATCAACTCGGTTTGCCCTTCCGAGTTGAGTGTGACGGGTTCTGATGGAACTACAATTGCTTGCAAAAGTGCGTGTGAAGCGTTTGGGAGTGATGAGTATTGTTGCACGGGTGCCTATAATACGGCTGCCACTTGTCCACCCACGAGCTACTCGCAAATCTTCAAGGAACAGTGTCCTCAAGCCTACAGTTACGCATATGATGATCAGACAAGCACATTTACATGCACCGCTGCTAATTACCTCATCACCTTCTGCCCTTCTTGA
- the LOC122666123 gene encoding thaumatin-like protein 1b isoform X2, giving the protein MESKVHLALLSVLLCALVSGGLSLTFTFQNNCGYTVWPGTLTGDNKDQLSSTGFELGSGASSSVDFTSGWSGRIWGRTYCTSSSSGSFSCETADCGSTQVSCNGAGANPPASLIEFTIGSSNTEKDFYDISLVDGFNLPLSVTPEGGSGDCQTVGCSGNINSVCPSELSVTGSDGTTIACKSACEAFGSDEYCCTGAYNTAATCPPTSYSQIFKEQCPQAYSYAYDDQTSTFTCTAANYLITFCPS; this is encoded by the coding sequence GTGGGTTGTCACTTACCTTCACGTTCCAAAACAACTGTGGTTACACAGTTTGGCCAGGAACATTAACAGGAGATAACAAGGACCAACTTTCTTCAACTGGTTTCGAGTTGGGCTCTGGAGCTTCAAGTTCCGTAGATTTCACGTCTGGTTGGTCCGGCAGGATATGGGGTCGGACATATtgtacttcatcttcaagtggaaGCTTTAGTTGTGAAACCGCAGACTGTGGGTCCACTCAAGTTTCATGCAATGGTGCAGGAGCAAATCCACCGGCCAGCTTGATAGAATTCACTATTGGAAGTAGTAATACAGAGAAGGACTTCTATGACATCAGCCTTGTGGACGGATTTAACTTGCCACTCTCGGTGACTCCAGAAGGTGGAAGTGGTGATTGCCAAACGGTAGGATGTTCAGGTAATATCAACTCGGTTTGCCCTTCCGAGTTGAGTGTGACGGGTTCTGATGGAACTACAATTGCTTGCAAAAGTGCGTGTGAAGCGTTTGGGAGTGATGAGTATTGTTGCACGGGTGCCTATAATACGGCTGCCACTTGTCCACCCACGAGCTACTCGCAAATCTTCAAGGAACAGTGTCCTCAAGCCTACAGTTACGCATATGATGATCAGACAAGCACATTTACATGCACCGCTGCTAATTACCTCATCACCTTCTGCCCTTCTTGA